Part of the Nicotiana sylvestris chromosome 2, ASM39365v2, whole genome shotgun sequence genome, TAATGAAATGACTATCGTATCGTTTATATAAGTTAGACATCACAAAAAAACACACAAAGGATAGTAATAAtagataaataaataataaatgaagtaagACAGTAAACCTGATTATACATGTCCTTATTGAGATGCACTATCTTGACAGTGTCTCTTATGATCCTCTCAAATGGTTTGATGTTTCCATATGTAAAAGTCGTTGGTACAGCCTTCCTGAATTTCCAATTCGACCGAAATGGAAGAAAATTGCTCTTATCTTTCCCTTCGTGTTCATTTTTTAATCTGAGGAGATGTGCCCCTAGCACAATTCCATTTAATCTTACACTTTGTTTGTCAGCGCAAAGAGATAAGGGTCAGAAGGATTAATTTATAGCACCGCAGAATGTCaaaatgaaaaatttaagaaaggAAAGCACAACACATTAGAGAAACTTAGAAGTAAAATTTTTCAGTGATGTATCATGAAGACATTATATATATGTTAATGAGCGCATCTTGGTATAATGAGTATGTTTTTGGAAACAATACCCGAACAGCTTGTAAGACCCATTAGGTTCTTCTTTGTGTTTACTTCCCGACAGGAATTCACATAATCTCACTTCAAGGGAATATGGATAATCAAACAGCTATTCTGAAATTCTTAAACTTTAACTATACAGATCTATAGCTATAAGGCATGACTTAATCATGGAGAGGCATTTATAATCATTATAATCTTTTTTGATATTTCtaggaaagcagtaaataaatTCTTATGTGTTGTATATGGTCTTGCAATATGTCAATTATAACATCAGTATTTCCATTAACATATATACTGAGCAATTTcagaacttttttttttttttttgagcttGAGAAACTATGAACTGTATACAATAAAGAAAGGTAAACTATCACAATTGGACATCCCCAAAGGCCGGACGTTTTAGTGTATCACTGCACACATCCCCGAAGGaggaaaagagaaggaaagaaacGAAGCACACTCTCGTCTCTTCCTTTAGTTAACACTTGAAGTAAGACCTACAAATTTACAGGTAGAAAAAGCTACGATTTTCTCTTTTTCAGTCTTCCCATATCAAAATCCATAAGCCTTGTTGATGACGACATAGGAGAAGTTGCTGACAGACCAATGGATTCAGGAATATCTAGATCAACTCTCATAGAAGGGCCTGATATTGCTCGTTTAATATCAATCTCGCTCAGCTGATGGGCTTCAGTTTTTACTTTGGCAATCAGTTCAATGTGGTGACAGGACGAACAAGCATCAGCAATTCTTTTTTGTAGATCTTCTTTCTACTTTCTTTGTTTGGTAATCAAGATTCTCCACTTCATTCCCTTTCTCACCCAGTTGCTGGTATAGAGCTGTCAAATTCGATAGTACCCAGATCTGAGTTGGAATATCATTAAGCTTCTTCGCTAATGTTAGACAGGACCTCAAAATCTCCCTAGCTTGTACGGTGTCTGTTATGACTTTTAGAAAATATACAAGCATCGACAAGGTTGAAAAATAGGATTGAAAAACTGTCTCTAAAATTTTATTAATCATAGGGCTTTAAATAGCAAAATAAATAAAGTAGTAGACTCCTCCTACAATTAAATTATTAAACTCTTACTAtaattaaaattctaaattttCTAACAGACTCTTCCTAAAACTAAACAACTAATTATTCTAGAAAACATTAGTAATAACAGATGCCAAATCCAACACTCTTCCTTGCTTCTGTTGTTGCTGCAGTCTAAAGAAGGTCATCCTCAATTCCTTCTTCTGCTATTAGTGCTTGTGCATGAGCATCTTTGAACTTGCACACTTTTGTAACAAGACCTTTTTGCTTGCAATTTCCACATAATGCATCAGGTCTCCACCAACAAAATTTTTCTAAGTGTGTtttctttttgcaatatttgcaATAAGGATAATCGACTTTTTCTTTTTGGTGTTTCGCATAAAAAATACCCTCAGTAATTTTATCTTGTCTGAATGCCCTTCTTTGCTCTTGTGCTTGAAGAGCACTTATTAATTCTGCAACAAAGATAGTAGAGAGATCTTTAGACTCTTTCAGAGCGGAAATTTTGGATTCAAATCTCTCGGGAATTATCACAAGAATTTTTTCAACTATCCTGTTGTCTTTGAAATCCTCGCCAAGCAACCTGATTTTATTGAAAATTAAAGAAATTCGGTCAGAATACTTAGCGATTGTCTCATCATCTTGCATTCTAAGAGATTCAAAatctcttttcaaatttaaaatctgATTTTGTCTGCCTCGTTCACTTCCTTGATACTCATGTTTGAGTGTTTCCCAAGCTTCTTTTGCTGTCTCACATGCAATGATTTTAGAGAAGATTAAATCTGCAACTGAATTTTGAATTATAATTTTGGCTTTGTATTTTTTGGTTTTCTCATCTAAATGAGCTTTGATTTGGGCAATGGTAGGATTTGCAGGAAGTGGTTGTATAAGTTTGTCTTCCATTACAACTTCCCATAGATCATAAGCTTCAAGATAAGATTTCATCTTCACTGACCAAATCTGATAGTTTTCACCAATGAAAGTTGTGGGGTATTCAAAGAGAGACCGCTGCTTGCCATTGTTAAAATTTGGTCAAAAATCGGTATGGGTAAAAATGTGTATGGTTTAAAAGTGGTTGAAATTGGTTGTTTTTCAGCAAATTCAGAGATCCGTCAAGATCAATCAATGGAGGCTCTTATACCACTGTTATGGATTGTAGAAAATATACAAGCAGCAAGAAGGTTGAAAAATAGGATTGAAAAACTGTCTCTAAAATTTTATTAATCATATGGCTTTAAATAGCCAAATAAATAAAGTAGTAGACTTCTCCTACAACTAAATTATTAAACTCTTACTATAATTAAAATTCTAAATCTTCTAGCAGACTCCTCCTAAAACTAAACAACTAATTATTCTAGAAAACAGTAGCAGTAGCAGATGCAAAATCCACAGTGTTAGTGAGGGCAAGTGCTAAATTCCCCAAAACAGTCGAATATTGTTTTACCAAAGTATTATGTGTTGTCTGCAAGCCAAACGCAAGTCGATTTCTTGCTTCTTGTAGATTTTGCTGCCTCATCAGCAGAAACCCATGAGCAAGAAGGACACTCGTTTTCTCTCGCACTCCCGCGAAAGAATCCATCACTCCTAAAACTGGTCCGATCATATCAAGGGCCTTTGCTGAGGATTCAGCATCTCCCATGCAGATGTAAGAGATTGCTGCATAAACACAACACATGGCTTGCATTGATTTGTTCTCACTTAGCCTTGAAGCTTCAAGGAAATGACAAATTGCTTCATCATAGCAGCCGACACAATGTGCATACTGTCCTCACTCCTCTAAGCATTTCAATCACACACTCACAAACTTGTAAAAATTGTTGGAAAACGAATATACCAATTTCTCATCTGCATCAATGCCTTTTGCGCTTCAATAAATTCAGAACGTGTAAGATCAACTGCTACTTTGTTTTCAAGGAAGTGCATTCGGAGCATCAAATAGACACTAGAAATCCAAATGACA contains:
- the LOC138885555 gene encoding uncharacterized protein, with product MKSYLEAYDLWEVVMEDKLIQPLPANPTIAQIKAHLDEKTKKYKAKIIIQNSVADLIFSKIIACETAKEAWETLKHEYQGSERGRQNQILNLKRDFESLRMQDDETIAKYSDRISLIFNKIRLLGEDFKDNRIVEKILVIIPERFESKISALKESKDLSTIFVAELISALQAQEQRRAFRQDKITEGIFYAKHQKEKVDYPYCKYCKKKTHLEKFCWWRPDALCGNCKQKGLVTKVCKFKDAHAQALIAEEGIEDDLL